A single window of Nicotiana sylvestris chromosome 5, ASM39365v2, whole genome shotgun sequence DNA harbors:
- the LOC104227094 gene encoding eukaryotic peptide chain release factor subunit 1-3-like, with product MADGQENDKNIEIWKMKKLIKAMESARGNGTSMISLIIPPGDQISRITRMLAEEYGTASNIKSRVNRQSVLGAITSAQQRLKLYNKVPPNGLVLYTGTIMTDDGKEKKVTFDLTPFKPINASLYLCDNKFHTEPLGELLESDEKFGFIVMDGNGTLFGTLSGNTREVLHKFTVDLPKKHGRGGQSALRFARLRMEKRHNYVRKTAELATQFFINPATSQPNVSGLILAGSADFKTELSQSDMFDQRLQTKILNVVDVSYGGENGFNQAIELSAEILANVKFIQEKRLIGKFFEEISQDTGKYVFGVDDTIKALEMGAVETLVVWENLDINRYALKNSVTNEIVIRHLNKDQEADHSNFKDPDTSAELEVQDKMPLLEWFANEYKNFGCSLEFVTNRSQEGSQFCRGFGGIGGILRYQLDMRSFDEPSDEGEYFEGSD from the coding sequence ATGGCAGATGGCCAAGAAAATGACAAGAATATTGAGATATGGAAAATGAAAAAGTTAATCAAAGCCATGGAATCTGCAAGAGGAAACGGTACCAGTATGATCTCTCTTATTATACCTCCTGGTGATCAGATATCTCGGATAACAAGGATGTTGGCAGAAGAATATGGTACTGCATCCAATATTAAGAGCAGAGTAAATCGTCAGTCCGTCCTTGGTGCAATAACATCTGCCCAGCAGAGGCTTAAGCTGTATAATAAGGTACCTCCTAATGGGTTGGTCCTTTATACTGGAACTATAATGACTGACGATGGGAAGGAAAAGAAGGTCACCTTTGACCTTACACCTTTTAAGCCAATAAATGCATCTCTGTACCTATGTGACAATAAGTTTCATACGGAACCTCTGGGCGAGCTCTTGGAATCAGATGAGAAGTTTGGTTTCATTGTCATGGACGGTAATGGCACTCTCTTTGGAACCTTAAGTGGCAACACTAGGGAAGTTCTCCATAAATTCACTGTTGACCTTCCCAAGAAGCACGGAAGAGGAGGTCAATCAGCTCTGCGATTTGCTCGTCTTCGAATGGAGAAAAGGCATAACTATGTGAGGAAGACAGCAGAGCTTGCTACTCAGTTCTTCATTAATCCAGCCACTAGCCAGCCAAATGTATCTGGACTAATACTTGCTGGGTCAGCTGATTTCAAGACAGAGCTGAGCCAGTCTGATATGTTTGATCAACGCCTACAAACAAAGATACTTAATGTGGTTGATGTGTCCTATGGTGGGGAAAATGGATTCAATCAGGCTATTGAGCTATCTGCTGAGATTCTTGCGAATGTGAAGTTTATACAAGAAAAGCGCTTGATAGGGAAATTTTTTGAGGAAATCAGTCAAGATACTGGAAAGTATGTATTTGGTGTGGATGACACAATAAAAGCTCTTGAGATGGGAGCTGTTGAAACTCTTGTTGTTTGGGAAAATCTTGATATAAACCGTTATGCGCTGAAAAATAGTGTTACTAACGAGATTGTCATTAGGCACCTAAACAAGGACCAAGAGGCTGATCACAGCAACTTCAAGGATCCTGACACCTCAGCTGAATTAGAGGTCCAGGACAAAATGCCGCTATTGGAGTGGTTTGCCAATGAGTACAAAAACTTCGGTTGTTCACTTGAGTTTGTCACTAACAGGTCTCAAGAGGGGTCACAGTTCTGTCGAGGATTTGGTGGCATTGGGGGGATCCTTCGCTACCAGCTTGACATGCGTTCGTTTGATGAGCCATCTGATGAAGGAGAATATTTTGAGGGTTCTGATTAA
- the LOC104227096 gene encoding transcription repressor OFP13: MGKKMNLGSWQWPSCANSKTLSFRANDNNIFKTINSVFFDPSDHGVENIETPESWFTNSSESASFSTESDDLLGTGEPLEMIIKGVRSERLFFEPNCTSSILNEEKPSQNQEQALGKVEEEAKEEDEDLPFKESVALAMESEDPYLDFKKSMEEMVETHGIKDSWKSLQELLGWYLKMNGKVNHGFIVGAFVDLLVEFSIVPPTNCTSDSFTTYSSAASSFSSPRTSIGHKEIEDQEKRGSSSSLG; this comes from the coding sequence ATGGGCAAGAAAATGAATCTTGGTTCATGGCAATGGCCATCTTGTGCAAATTCCAAGACTCTATCTTTTAGAGCAAATGACAACAACATTTTCAAGACTATAAATTCTGTCTTTTTTGACCCTTCTGATCATGGGGTTGAAAATATTGAAACACCAGAATCTTGGTTCACAAATTCCTCAGAATCAGCTAGTTTTTCAACAGAATCTGATGATTTATTAGGAACAGGTGAACCATTGGAAATGATCATAAAGGGGGTTCGTTCAGAAAGGCTTTTCTTTGAGCCAAATTGTACTAGCTCAATCTTGAATGAAGAAAAACCAAGTCAAAATCAAGAACAAGCACTAGGGAAAGTAGAGgaagaagcaaaagaagaagatgaagacttGCCATTTAAAGAAAGTGTAGCATTGGCTATGGAATCAGAGGATCCATATTTAGATTTCAAGAAATCAATGGAAGAAATGGTGGAAACACATGGGATTAAAGATTCTTGGAAATCATTACAAGAGTTATTAGGATGGTATTTAAAGATGAATGGGAAAGTAAATCATGGATTTATTGTAGGTGCTTTTGTTGATTTACTTGTTGAGTTTTCTATAGTTCCTCCTACTAATTGTACTTCTGATTCATTTACTACTTATTCTTCTGctgcttcttctttctcttctccTCGGACTTCAATAggacataaggagattgaggacCAAGAAAAGAGGGGGAGTAGTAGTTCCTTAGGATGA